From Methanorbis rubei, one genomic window encodes:
- a CDS encoding 50S ribosomal protein L3 — protein sequence MRTVRPRAGSLAYYPRKRAKSIVPKYQSWPEYNGQPTLQGFAGYKAGMTHVIMIDDHKKSPTEGKEIMVPVTVIEIPAMKVAAIRVYVKDTYGKHPLTEVWSEDVAALSGRITKAKAHNAAAATEKINAAMADVVEVMVLMYTQPDTLTGVPKKIPDLMEIRVAGGSSQERFDYALSLLGTSIDMNTILSDGQFADITGITKGKGFQGAVKRFGICLRKRAHSRAKKTRHIGTLGPWHPHHVRWQVPMPGQMGFQQRTEFNKRVIKIGENPDEINPAGGFLHYGLVRNNYVLIKGSIPGPAKRLIRIRPATRMGEQTIQTPVVEFVSLQSKQG from the coding sequence ATGAGAACTGTGAGACCGCGTGCAGGTTCACTCGCATACTATCCTCGCAAGAGGGCCAAGAGTATTGTACCTAAGTACCAATCCTGGCCGGAGTATAACGGGCAGCCCACGCTTCAGGGCTTCGCCGGCTACAAAGCAGGCATGACCCACGTCATCATGATTGACGATCACAAGAAGAGCCCGACCGAAGGCAAAGAGATTATGGTCCCGGTGACCGTAATTGAGATTCCGGCAATGAAAGTTGCAGCAATCCGCGTCTACGTCAAAGACACCTATGGCAAGCACCCGCTTACCGAAGTCTGGTCTGAAGATGTTGCGGCTCTTTCCGGCAGAATCACCAAGGCAAAGGCACACAATGCCGCAGCTGCAACTGAGAAGATCAACGCCGCAATGGCAGACGTCGTCGAAGTTATGGTTCTGATGTACACCCAACCGGACACTCTTACCGGCGTTCCAAAGAAGATTCCGGACTTAATGGAAATCCGTGTCGCAGGCGGCAGCTCCCAGGAGCGCTTTGACTACGCACTTTCCCTTCTTGGAACCAGCATTGACATGAACACCATTCTCTCCGACGGCCAGTTCGCTGACATCACCGGAATCACCAAAGGAAAGGGATTCCAGGGAGCAGTCAAGAGATTCGGTATCTGTCTCAGAAAGAGAGCTCACTCCAGAGCCAAGAAAACCAGACACATCGGTACTCTTGGTCCATGGCACCCTCACCACGTCCGCTGGCAGGTTCCAATGCCCGGTCAGATGGGTTTCCAGCAGCGCACTGAGTTCAACAAGAGAGTCATTAAGATCGGCGAGAACCCGGACGAGATCAACCCGGCAGGAGGATTCCTCCACTACGGCCTTGTTCGCAACAACTATGTTCTGATCAAAGGCTCCATCCCGGGCCCGGCAAAACGCCTGATTCGTATCCGCCCTGCAACCCGTATGGGCGAGCAGACTATCCAGACTCCGGTTGTTGAATTCGTGAGTCTCCAGAGCAAGCAGGGGTGA
- a CDS encoding site-specific integrase, giving the protein MSKMPPTKYLDFYISEGTKETYTYAILRYLEIVAQKKIEVKNLDAEWENYLSGDQEPIKDLIIFPKLARSAKLAPTTSKLYMHIAEQYLKEIHDIKLTEQEIKMRRRSEPKYHAVSKRVQLDRITIAQILKFSSLRTRVEILFAVSGGLRIGEILSLEFEDIDVEAKPAKIRIRSECSKNQIERTVHISSEAVDEYLAYLRIRDEDINRGVSGADAEKKKESKKIIPFSYVGESVILTKTLKRAGLYNFDEKGKRSEIHFHTFRAYFSTKAHKSTATSVFVEYLMGHTGYLTDAYWQPTEEDRKQMYAKIEPHILINIPPDYEELKIETSEKITDLQQTNSHLMAELMIMRSLIDNMQKEQERQSTMTMIGGLPRRLPHDDPDISDV; this is encoded by the coding sequence ATGTCTAAAATGCCCCCGACAAAATATCTGGATTTTTACATTTCAGAGGGAACAAAAGAGACATACACATATGCAATATTGAGATATTTAGAAATTGTCGCGCAGAAAAAGATAGAAGTTAAAAATCTTGACGCTGAATGGGAGAATTATCTCTCAGGAGATCAGGAACCGATAAAAGACCTGATCATATTTCCGAAACTGGCACGATCCGCAAAACTCGCGCCGACAACATCAAAATTATACATGCATATTGCAGAGCAGTATCTGAAAGAAATACACGATATAAAGCTCACAGAACAAGAAATAAAGATGCGGCGGCGGTCGGAGCCAAAATATCATGCAGTGAGTAAACGGGTTCAACTGGATCGAATTACCATAGCACAAATACTCAAATTTTCATCACTTCGTACCAGAGTTGAGATTTTGTTTGCCGTGTCCGGAGGGCTGAGGATCGGCGAAATACTATCATTGGAATTTGAAGATATTGATGTGGAGGCAAAACCGGCAAAAATACGCATTCGGTCAGAATGTTCCAAAAATCAAATCGAACGAACAGTACACATATCATCAGAAGCAGTTGACGAATATCTCGCCTATCTGAGAATCAGAGATGAAGACATAAATAGAGGCGTTAGCGGTGCCGATGCCGAGAAAAAGAAAGAATCCAAGAAAATAATCCCCTTTAGTTATGTTGGTGAAAGTGTAATTCTTACAAAGACACTGAAGAGAGCAGGACTGTATAATTTTGATGAGAAGGGAAAAAGAAGCGAGATTCACTTTCACACATTCAGAGCGTATTTTTCGACAAAAGCCCACAAAAGCACAGCCACGAGTGTATTTGTTGAATATTTAATGGGGCATACCGGATACCTTACTGATGCGTATTGGCAGCCAACCGAAGAGGATCGGAAACAGATGTATGCAAAGATAGAGCCACACATTTTAATCAATATTCCGCCGGACTACGAAGAGCTGAAGATCGAGACATCAGAGAAAATTACTGATCTGCAACAAACCAACTCTCACCTCATGGCCGAACTCATGATTATGAGATCACTTATTGATAATATGCAGAAGGAACAGGAACGACAATCCACAATGACAATGATAGGCGGTTTACCGCGCCGACTGCCGCATGATGATCCTGATATCAGTGATGTGTAA
- a CDS encoding 50S ribosomal protein L23 has translation MTLAHPLVTEKAMVLLENSNQLSFIVRKEATKASVKAAMEKSFGKKVASISTLMTTKGAKKAIITFEEKNAAEEILSQLGIV, from the coding sequence ATGACACTCGCACACCCGCTTGTAACAGAAAAGGCAATGGTTCTCCTGGAAAATTCCAACCAGCTTTCCTTCATCGTACGAAAGGAAGCAACCAAGGCATCCGTCAAGGCAGCAATGGAGAAGAGCTTCGGTAAGAAGGTCGCATCCATCAGCACCCTGATGACCACCAAGGGAGCCAAGAAGGCAATCATTACCTTCGAAGAGAAGAACGCTGCTGAAGAGATTCTCTCTCAGCTGGGTATTGTGTAA
- a CDS encoding Tfx family DNA-binding protein produces MKDTLLTDRQKEVIRYRKQGMTQQQIADRLGTSKANICTIEKSANENIRRAKETLEFLYTLDAADLCILAAGTDLMEAPHLIFQAAAPLNIKIRYDSISLINRISSYMPEKIKGRHVREDIRVYLNTDGDLYFG; encoded by the coding sequence ATGAAAGATACTCTCCTTACCGACCGTCAGAAGGAAGTTATCAGATACCGCAAACAGGGTATGACCCAGCAGCAGATCGCTGATCGTCTTGGGACATCAAAAGCAAATATCTGTACTATAGAAAAATCTGCAAATGAAAACATCCGTCGTGCAAAAGAGACCCTTGAATTTTTGTACACACTGGATGCTGCCGACCTCTGCATCCTTGCTGCCGGCACTGATCTTATGGAAGCCCCGCACCTGATCTTCCAGGCAGCAGCCCCCCTCAACATCAAAATCCGTTACGACAGCATCTCTCTCATCAACCGCATCAGCTCCTACATGCCGGAAAAAATCAAAGGCCGGCATGTGAGAGAAGACATCCGGGTATACCTCAACACTGACGGCGACCTCTACTTCGGATAA
- the rpl4p gene encoding 50S ribosomal protein L4, producing the protein MKANVKAINGSALHEIELPVVFSEEFRPDLIKRAVLAYQSEHYQPYGADPYAGMRTSAEGWGSKRGESKIPRIKNGSRGAKVPQTKGGHPAHAPKAEKIILEKINKKEKAKAIRSAIAATVNTELVTIRGHKFEGDAAIVVEDAFESLTKTAEVKKALIALGVGADLDRARDSRAIRAGRGKTRGRKYKQAKSVLIVTVGTEFAAGANLAGVDVMPVTSLNINVLAPGTDAGRLTVWTEAAVKKLGEA; encoded by the coding sequence ATGAAAGCAAATGTAAAAGCAATTAACGGTTCTGCTCTCCACGAAATCGAGCTTCCGGTTGTCTTCTCCGAAGAATTCCGTCCGGACCTCATCAAGAGAGCTGTCCTCGCCTACCAGAGCGAACACTACCAGCCGTACGGCGCAGACCCGTATGCAGGTATGAGAACCTCTGCAGAAGGCTGGGGTTCCAAGCGTGGTGAGTCCAAGATTCCGCGTATCAAAAACGGATCCCGCGGTGCAAAAGTTCCGCAGACCAAAGGCGGTCACCCGGCACACGCACCAAAAGCTGAGAAGATCATCCTTGAGAAGATCAACAAGAAAGAGAAGGCAAAGGCCATCCGCTCTGCAATTGCAGCAACCGTAAACACCGAACTTGTCACCATCCGTGGTCACAAATTCGAGGGTGACGCAGCAATTGTTGTTGAGGACGCATTTGAGTCACTCACCAAGACTGCCGAAGTCAAGAAAGCACTCATTGCTCTTGGCGTTGGCGCAGACCTTGACCGTGCAAGAGATTCCCGTGCAATCCGTGCAGGACGCGGAAAGACTCGTGGACGCAAGTACAAGCAGGCAAAGTCCGTCTTAATCGTCACGGTCGGTACTGAGTTCGCCGCAGGTGCAAACCTCGCCGGTGTCGATGTAATGCCGGTCACTTCTCTGAACATCAATGTTCTTGCCCCCGGAACCGATGCAGGCAGACTTACTGTCTGGACCGAAGCCGCTGTCAAGAAACTCGGGGAGGCATAA